In one window of Tumebacillus algifaecis DNA:
- the ytxC gene encoding putative sporulation protein YtxC translates to MKKLTVGAEKYAGELCTCLEMARRRLERDTGIRLIGEQFSRGGYTFFTYRVRGTSEGAEDACIELVIEALAASIAEFITDVWERKELQKIVAGDFYYYGADEVEYLADSAVKMLAGLLGANGKPLRAQHIALSVQEQLRSGRDLLIEGLLRFRMQSLQEDLQRVAMQSIDEYLMDLEYQEFVKILRYFLDVQEPRLPLLHMVYVDEGTTWLFNAAGKPIEPEDLSSSTVPTHGAGLCVEDMLMSTLIHLAPEKLHIHAAHSDDSLPPLVETVTKIFAGKTTHCQGCTLCDTVHRWGDFPTKKATDQ, encoded by the coding sequence GTGAAGAAACTGACGGTTGGAGCGGAAAAATATGCAGGCGAGCTGTGCACGTGTCTGGAAATGGCTCGAAGGCGCTTGGAACGGGACACGGGCATTCGGCTGATCGGCGAACAATTTTCAAGGGGCGGTTACACATTTTTTACATATCGAGTGCGAGGGACGAGCGAAGGCGCAGAAGACGCCTGTATCGAACTTGTGATCGAAGCGCTGGCCGCCTCGATTGCAGAATTTATCACCGACGTGTGGGAGCGAAAGGAACTGCAAAAAATTGTGGCGGGGGATTTTTACTACTACGGAGCGGATGAAGTGGAATATCTGGCCGACTCTGCCGTCAAGATGCTGGCCGGATTGCTCGGCGCAAATGGCAAGCCGCTACGGGCGCAACATATCGCGCTGTCGGTGCAAGAGCAGTTGCGAAGCGGGCGTGACCTGCTGATCGAAGGTCTGCTGCGCTTTCGCATGCAGTCTTTGCAGGAAGATCTCCAGCGCGTCGCGATGCAGTCGATCGACGAATATCTGATGGATCTGGAGTATCAGGAGTTTGTGAAGATCCTGCGCTACTTTTTGGATGTGCAAGAACCGAGACTTCCGCTGTTACATATGGTATATGTAGATGAGGGTACGACCTGGTTGTTCAACGCAGCAGGCAAGCCGATCGAACCGGAGGACCTGAGCAGCTCTACCGTGCCGACCCATGGGGCTGGCCTGTGTGTTGAAGACATGCTGATGAGCACGTTGATCCATCTGGCGCCGGAGAAGCTGCACATCCACGCTGCACATTCAGATGATTCCTTGCCCCCACTGGTGGAGACGGTGACGAAAATCTTTGCCGGCAAGACCACGCACTGTCAGGGCTGTACGCTGTGCGACACGGTCCATCGCTGGGGAGATTTTCCAACAAAAAAAGCGACCGATCAGTAA
- a CDS encoding DUF2512 family protein, with product MNRHLLAFVVKLGSTIVAMYFIALFFPLWGKMNFLHALLLGLIVAVLGYVIDLIIPRAINSIVAVAVDLLMATLIVYAGNYFLSGMSVSWTFAWFVGLLVAGFEIFYHAMFVNRVERG from the coding sequence GTGAACCGACATCTGCTGGCGTTTGTGGTGAAATTGGGCTCGACGATCGTAGCGATGTATTTTATCGCGCTGTTTTTCCCGCTCTGGGGCAAGATGAATTTTCTGCACGCGCTGCTCCTCGGTTTGATCGTCGCGGTGCTAGGGTATGTCATCGATTTGATCATTCCGCGGGCCATCAATTCGATTGTTGCCGTTGCCGTCGATTTGCTGATGGCCACGCTGATCGTCTATGCAGGAAACTATTTTCTCTCCGGCATGAGCGTGTCTTGGACGTTCGCTTGGTTTGTCGGTCTGCTCGTCGCTGGGTTTGAGATTTTCTATCACGCGATGTTCGTCAATCGAGTGGAACGAGGCTAA
- the infC gene encoding translation initiation factor IF-3, translating into MSKDDVQINEGIRAREVRVIDGNGDQLGILSLREALQIAADKNLDLVNVAPTAKPPVCRIMDYGKFKYEQSKKEKEARKNQKVVSIKEIRMTPNIEEHDFQTKLRNTVKFLNEGDKVKASVRFRGREITHQEIGIKVLTRLAKECEEIAVLERAPKLEGRSMMIILSPKVTNN; encoded by the coding sequence ATTAGCAAAGACGATGTTCAAATTAATGAGGGCATCCGCGCACGTGAGGTGCGGGTGATCGACGGGAATGGTGATCAGCTGGGGATTCTCTCGCTTCGTGAAGCGTTGCAGATCGCAGCGGACAAGAACCTCGACTTGGTCAACGTGGCTCCCACGGCCAAGCCCCCTGTATGCCGGATCATGGACTATGGCAAGTTCAAGTACGAGCAGAGCAAGAAAGAAAAAGAAGCTCGTAAGAACCAAAAGGTCGTATCCATCAAGGAAATCCGCATGACCCCGAATATTGAAGAACACGACTTCCAAACGAAGCTGCGCAATACGGTCAAATTCCTTAACGAAGGCGACAAGGTCAAAGCAAGCGTGCGTTTCCGCGGTCGTGAGATCACGCACCAAGAAATCGGGATCAAAGTTCTGACCCGTTTGGCAAAAGAATGTGAAGAAATCGCAGTCCTCGAGCGTGCACCGAAGCTGGAAGGCCGTTCGATGATGATCATCCTTTCGCCAAAAGTCACCAACAACTAA
- the rpmI gene encoding 50S ribosomal protein L35: MSKMKTHRGSAKRFKRTGSGKLSRSHAYTSHMFSNKEQKVKRKLRKRGTVHKSDQKRIEQMLTYL; the protein is encoded by the coding sequence ATGTCTAAAATGAAAACTCACCGCGGCTCGGCGAAGCGTTTCAAGCGTACCGGTTCCGGTAAGCTCTCCCGCAGCCATGCATACACCAGCCACATGTTCTCCAACAAAGAGCAAAAAGTAAAGCGCAAACTGCGCAAGCGCGGTACCGTTCATAAGTCCGACCAAAAACGTATCGAGCAAATGCTCACTTACCTGTAA
- the pheS gene encoding phenylalanine--tRNA ligase subunit alpha, translating into MKEQLVMLKEQALEKLKEQSTLQQLGDWKATYLGKKGELTAALRGMKDLSAEERPVIGAMVNEVREALEQALETKEEALRRAEREKRLREETIDVTLPGRALPLGSEHPLNRLIREAEEIFLGLGFQIAEGPEVETDYNNFGALNVPKNHPARDMQDTFYISEDMLLRTQTSPVQGRVLRANVEAAKQRGETSPQPVRIIAPGRVYRRDDDDATHSHVFMQIEGLVVDRNIRMSDLKGILTTFTQQIFGSDVSIRMRPSYFPFTEPSTEVDVTCYSCGGEGCRICKQTGWIEILGAGMVHPNVLEMAGYDPEEFTGFAFGMGVERIAMRRYGIEDIRHFYTNDVRLMSQFKSRV; encoded by the coding sequence ATGAAAGAACAGCTTGTCATGCTGAAAGAACAAGCGCTGGAAAAGCTGAAAGAGCAGTCAACGCTGCAACAGCTCGGGGATTGGAAAGCGACCTACCTCGGGAAAAAAGGTGAACTGACCGCCGCCTTGCGCGGGATGAAAGACTTGAGCGCCGAAGAGCGTCCGGTCATCGGGGCGATGGTCAACGAAGTTCGTGAAGCGCTGGAACAGGCGCTCGAAACGAAAGAAGAGGCGCTCCGACGCGCGGAACGTGAAAAGCGGTTGCGCGAAGAGACGATCGATGTCACGCTCCCAGGCCGCGCGCTTCCGTTGGGCAGCGAACATCCGCTCAACCGTCTGATCCGCGAGGCGGAAGAGATCTTCTTGGGCCTCGGTTTCCAAATCGCAGAAGGCCCGGAAGTGGAGACGGACTACAACAACTTTGGCGCACTCAACGTGCCGAAAAACCACCCGGCTCGCGATATGCAAGACACCTTCTACATTTCGGAAGACATGTTGTTGCGCACCCAAACCTCTCCGGTGCAAGGTCGCGTCCTCCGCGCCAACGTCGAAGCTGCCAAGCAGCGTGGGGAAACGTCGCCACAGCCGGTGCGCATCATCGCGCCAGGGCGCGTGTACCGTCGCGATGATGATGACGCGACACACTCTCATGTGTTCATGCAGATCGAAGGGCTCGTCGTGGACCGCAACATCCGCATGAGCGATCTGAAAGGCATCCTGACCACATTCACCCAACAGATTTTCGGCAGCGATGTGTCGATCCGCATGCGTCCTTCTTACTTCCCGTTCACCGAACCTTCGACCGAAGTCGATGTCACTTGCTACTCTTGTGGGGGCGAAGGTTGCCGCATCTGTAAGCAAACGGGTTGGATCGAAATTTTGGGCGCAGGCATGGTACACCCGAACGTGCTGGAGATGGCCGGGTATGATCCGGAAGAGTTTACCGGATTTGCATTTGGCATGGGCGTTGAGCGGATTGCAATGCGCCGCTACGGCATCGAAGACATCCGCCATTTCTATACCAACGATGTGCGCCTGATGTCGCAGTTCAAGTCTCGGGTATAG
- the pheT gene encoding phenylalanine--tRNA ligase subunit beta — MKISYQWLREYVEIDDLTPEQVGALLTDAGVPVEEFTPLNLGVKGVVIGHVLETRQHENADKLRVCTIDAGTGEHLQIVCGAPNVAPGQKVPVAVIGAELPGDFKIKRAKLRGVESQGMLCSAKEIGLDVKLLPKDQTEGLYLLPSDAPIGTEITEYLYLNDTVLELELTPNRSDLLNYRGVAYEVAALLGREVKLQEEHRPQGTGSASVTVQIDSENCSKYSAQVIRGVTIAESPLWLQAKLLSVGVRPINNVVDATNFVMFEMGQPLHAFDLSKVADQTIIVRQAVDGEKHVTLDGVERSLDDSMLVIADPQKVIGLAGVMGGENSEVDQATRDIVLESAYFDPATTRKTGKTLGLNSEAQKRFEKGMIDQGMVTNALLRAAELIVELAGGEISAHPVEVVKRAAEPTTLSLRTERVNKLLGTEIAEEEMVAILRRLGFEVSDVKVEGTYQVTAPTRRPDMVREADLIEEIARVYGYDKIPVTLPEGSLVQGQLSPIQKLRRSTRELLIHSGMTEVVTYSLINISNFEKLGLATAGYEKQLKLMHPLSEDRNSLRTHMLPSLVEVVQYNRNRRENDLAIFEIGKVFIPHEIDTELPQEHFCVAGLVTGSFSPIGVGEKARPVDFFTAKGIVENLLIGLGITGVSYERTELPGMHPGRTARIFQGEMTLGFVGGLHPEAEEAAELAPTYYFELDVERLLAAKHGATTITASLPKFPSMERDIAVLVDLDVPAGKLLDTIYATGGELLVNARIFDFYQGAQVPEGKKSIAYSLQYRSSERTLTDEEVTAVHDKVLEALKELYNAELRA, encoded by the coding sequence ATGAAAATCAGCTATCAATGGCTTCGTGAATATGTAGAAATTGACGATCTTACCCCGGAGCAGGTGGGAGCACTGCTCACCGACGCTGGCGTTCCGGTCGAAGAGTTCACCCCGCTCAACCTTGGGGTCAAAGGTGTCGTCATCGGCCACGTCTTAGAGACGCGCCAACATGAAAACGCCGACAAGCTCCGCGTGTGTACGATCGATGCAGGCACGGGCGAACATCTGCAAATCGTCTGCGGTGCACCGAATGTGGCACCAGGCCAAAAAGTTCCGGTCGCGGTGATTGGTGCTGAACTGCCGGGCGATTTCAAAATCAAAAGGGCAAAACTGCGCGGCGTAGAATCGCAAGGTATGCTCTGCTCAGCTAAAGAGATCGGTCTGGATGTGAAGCTCCTGCCGAAAGATCAAACGGAAGGTCTGTATCTTCTGCCGTCCGACGCACCGATCGGCACCGAAATCACCGAATACCTGTATCTGAACGATACGGTGCTCGAACTTGAGCTGACCCCGAACCGTTCCGACCTGCTCAACTACCGTGGTGTCGCGTATGAAGTGGCAGCACTGCTCGGACGCGAAGTGAAGTTGCAAGAAGAGCACCGTCCGCAAGGCACAGGCTCCGCTTCTGTCACCGTCCAAATCGACTCGGAAAACTGCAGCAAATATTCGGCGCAGGTGATCCGCGGTGTGACGATCGCTGAATCTCCGCTCTGGTTGCAAGCCAAGCTGTTATCGGTCGGCGTTCGTCCGATCAACAACGTGGTTGACGCCACCAACTTCGTGATGTTCGAAATGGGTCAACCGCTTCATGCGTTTGACCTGAGCAAAGTCGCAGATCAGACGATCATCGTGCGTCAAGCGGTCGATGGCGAGAAGCATGTCACCCTCGACGGTGTTGAGCGCAGCCTCGACGATTCGATGCTCGTCATCGCCGATCCGCAAAAAGTGATCGGGCTGGCTGGCGTCATGGGCGGTGAGAACTCCGAAGTCGATCAAGCGACCCGAGACATCGTGCTGGAATCGGCCTACTTCGATCCGGCGACCACCCGCAAGACGGGCAAAACGCTCGGTCTGAACTCGGAAGCGCAAAAGCGTTTTGAAAAAGGCATGATCGATCAAGGCATGGTCACGAATGCTCTGCTGCGTGCCGCCGAGTTGATCGTCGAACTGGCTGGCGGCGAAATTTCCGCTCATCCGGTTGAAGTAGTAAAACGTGCGGCCGAGCCTACTACCTTGTCACTTCGGACTGAGCGAGTCAACAAACTGCTCGGCACTGAGATCGCCGAAGAGGAAATGGTCGCGATCTTGCGCCGCCTCGGCTTTGAAGTTTCCGATGTGAAAGTGGAAGGCACCTATCAGGTGACCGCTCCGACCCGCCGTCCCGACATGGTGCGGGAAGCCGATCTGATCGAAGAGATCGCCCGCGTCTACGGCTATGACAAAATTCCGGTCACCTTGCCGGAAGGATCGCTCGTGCAAGGGCAACTCAGCCCGATTCAAAAGCTGCGCCGTTCCACACGCGAATTGCTGATCCACTCGGGGATGACCGAGGTGGTCACCTACTCGTTGATCAACATCTCCAATTTTGAAAAACTCGGTCTGGCTACTGCCGGTTACGAGAAGCAGTTGAAGCTGATGCACCCGCTGTCCGAAGATCGCAACTCTTTGCGCACGCACATGTTGCCGTCGCTGGTGGAAGTGGTGCAATACAATCGGAACCGCCGCGAGAACGACCTAGCGATCTTCGAGATTGGCAAAGTGTTCATCCCGCATGAGATCGACACGGAACTGCCGCAGGAACACTTTTGCGTAGCAGGTCTTGTCACGGGAAGTTTTTCTCCGATCGGAGTGGGTGAGAAGGCGCGTCCGGTTGACTTTTTCACCGCGAAAGGCATCGTGGAAAACCTGCTGATCGGCCTTGGCATCACCGGAGTGAGCTATGAGCGCACCGAACTGCCGGGCATGCACCCAGGCCGTACGGCACGCATCTTCCAAGGCGAGATGACTCTCGGCTTCGTCGGCGGGTTGCATCCAGAAGCGGAAGAAGCGGCCGAACTGGCTCCGACCTACTATTTCGAACTCGATGTCGAACGTCTGCTCGCCGCCAAACACGGTGCGACCACAATCACCGCATCACTTCCGAAATTCCCGAGCATGGAGCGTGACATCGCGGTGCTGGTCGATCTTGATGTTCCGGCGGGCAAACTGCTGGATACCATTTATGCGACTGGCGGCGAACTGTTGGTCAACGCGCGAATCTTCGACTTCTACCAAGGAGCACAAGTGCCAGAAGGGAAAAAATCGATCGCTTACTCGTTGCAGTATCGTTCCTCGGAACGCACGCTGACCGATGAAGAGGTCACAGCGGTGCATGACAAAGTGCTCGAGGCGCTCAAGGAATTGTATAACGCTGAACTTCGTGCCTAA
- the rplT gene encoding 50S ribosomal protein L20, with protein sequence MPRVKGGTVTRRRHKKILKLARGFRGSKHRLFKTANAQVMKSLLYAYRDRRQKKRDFRKLWIARINAAARINGLSYSKLVHGLKVAGVEVNRKMLADLAVNDAAAFAELANLAKAKVNA encoded by the coding sequence ATGCCGAGAGTTAAAGGTGGTACAGTTACCCGCCGTCGCCATAAGAAAATCCTGAAGCTTGCACGCGGTTTCCGCGGTTCCAAGCATCGTCTGTTTAAAACTGCAAATGCACAGGTCATGAAGTCCCTGCTGTACGCATACCGTGACCGTCGCCAGAAAAAACGCGATTTCCGCAAACTGTGGATCGCTCGTATCAACGCAGCAGCTCGCATCAACGGTCTGTCCTACTCCAAACTGGTACACGGTTTGAAAGTAGCAGGCGTAGAAGTCAACCGCAAAATGCTGGCTGACCTCGCTGTTAACGATGCAGCAGCGTTTGCAGAACTTGCAAACCTGGCAAAAGCGAAAGTAAACGCATAA
- a CDS encoding potassium channel family protein yields MAKQFAVVGLGRFGTSVARTLYDMGCDVLGIDSDEDRIQDIADLVTHAVTADSTDENALKSIGIRNFDVVIVAIGNDVKNSILTTLILKELGVRFLVVKAQDELHGKVLEKIGADKVVYPERDMGYRVAHNLISPNILDYIELAPDYSIYELQAPAKFIGKSLEQLDLRRRYGVNVMAIKHGKDINISPIATDLLHEGDVLVVVGKNDDLDELDQNR; encoded by the coding sequence ATGGCAAAGCAATTTGCGGTGGTCGGCTTAGGTCGATTCGGTACTTCTGTGGCGCGCACGCTTTATGATATGGGTTGTGATGTGCTCGGCATCGATTCGGACGAGGACCGTATTCAAGACATCGCAGATTTGGTCACACATGCGGTGACGGCCGATTCGACCGATGAAAACGCGTTGAAATCGATCGGGATTCGCAATTTTGACGTGGTGATCGTCGCGATCGGCAACGATGTGAAAAACAGCATTTTGACCACGTTGATCTTGAAAGAACTTGGCGTGCGGTTTCTTGTCGTCAAGGCGCAAGATGAACTGCACGGCAAAGTGCTGGAGAAGATCGGAGCGGACAAAGTGGTCTATCCGGAACGCGACATGGGGTATCGGGTCGCACACAACTTGATTTCGCCGAACATTTTGGATTACATCGAACTGGCGCCAGATTACTCGATCTACGAGTTGCAGGCACCGGCCAAATTTATCGGCAAGTCGTTGGAGCAACTCGATTTGCGCCGCCGCTATGGGGTTAACGTCATGGCGATCAAGCATGGCAAAGACATCAACATCTCCCCGATTGCGACCGACCTGCTGCATGAAGGGGATGTTTTGGTCGTGGTCGGGAAGAATGACGATTTAGATGAGCTGGATCAAAATCGATAA
- a CDS encoding TrmH family RNA methyltransferase yields the protein MRFEQITSVKNNRVKDWAALKQKKYRTQTGLYIAEGVRLVEDALASGAPIEAILVSGDLQSGRYDKIVNGVASQNIQVYEVTEQVMEHVSDTKTPQGVIAVLRQTIGDPHDFLENKTDPLYLVLDGIQDPGNLGTMIRTADAVGATGVFLGKTCVDLYNPKVVRSTMGSMYHLPLFEVDLELFLPAMKRQGVRVVGTTTDADKTVFQHDFTIGTALVIGSEAHGLSAGIADLVDHSIALPMPGQAESLNAAIASSVMLYEALRQRTK from the coding sequence ATGAGATTTGAACAGATTACTTCGGTGAAGAACAACCGAGTGAAAGACTGGGCTGCTTTGAAGCAGAAAAAATACCGTACGCAAACGGGATTATACATTGCGGAAGGCGTCCGTCTGGTCGAAGATGCGCTGGCGTCCGGCGCGCCGATCGAAGCGATTTTGGTAAGCGGGGATTTGCAGTCGGGCCGTTATGACAAGATCGTCAACGGCGTGGCTTCACAGAACATCCAGGTTTACGAAGTGACCGAGCAGGTGATGGAGCATGTGTCGGACACGAAGACTCCTCAAGGCGTGATTGCGGTGCTTCGTCAAACGATTGGCGATCCGCACGACTTTTTGGAAAACAAGACCGACCCGCTGTATTTGGTTCTGGATGGCATTCAAGATCCGGGCAATCTCGGCACGATGATTCGCACGGCCGATGCGGTCGGGGCGACAGGCGTGTTTCTTGGCAAAACCTGCGTCGATTTGTACAACCCAAAGGTGGTCCGTTCGACGATGGGTTCGATGTATCATCTTCCGCTGTTCGAAGTTGACCTCGAGTTGTTTCTGCCGGCCATGAAACGCCAAGGCGTCCGTGTCGTCGGCACGACGACCGATGCCGACAAGACCGTCTTCCAGCATGACTTCACGATCGGCACGGCGCTGGTCATCGGTTCTGAAGCGCACGGACTGAGCGCTGGTATCGCCGACCTCGTCGATCACAGCATCGCTCTGCCAATGCCAGGACAAGCAGAGTCATTGAATGCGGCGATCGCGTCGTCTGTCATGCTCTATGAGGCACTTCGTCAACGCACAAAGTAA
- a CDS encoding sensor histidine kinase: MFARIRNKLVILNALVFFIILILGSTALYLYMEQRLVDQVDEGLLELSYRVHDQSRGPFYRPIGKTVDRPPVLLAWTAEGKLINASPEQQVLEEADVVGFYKLEGNQLPQTVKFGEHSYRVLTMNTGGNTFLELNGGTLAVRIAKVQFVRNIDSEQAILDRLSMVLIAGTLFGGVLTILAGFFLAGRALVPIRISWEKQQQFVADASHELRTPLAVIQSQTELLFRHPDRTIQEESEKISNVYKETRRMKKLVGDLLTLARSDSNQMEIERKPLQLDRLLADVSWQFAQMAELKEIKLTTELQPGLHLEADEARLRQLLVILLDNALKYTSEAGQVHVACHRASHGAELVVQDTGEGIDAEDLPFVFDRFFRGDKSRTSSDGGTGLGLSIAKWIVEAHHGKIRVESVLGRGTTFTVFLPAKK; the protein is encoded by the coding sequence ATGTTCGCTAGGATTCGAAACAAGTTGGTCATCTTAAACGCCCTTGTTTTTTTTATCATTCTGATTTTGGGCAGTACCGCTCTGTATCTCTATATGGAACAGCGGTTGGTCGATCAGGTGGACGAAGGATTGCTTGAACTTTCGTATCGCGTACATGACCAATCGCGAGGTCCGTTTTACCGTCCGATCGGCAAAACGGTTGACCGTCCGCCCGTGCTGTTGGCTTGGACTGCAGAAGGAAAGCTGATCAATGCGAGTCCGGAACAGCAGGTGCTGGAAGAGGCGGACGTCGTAGGCTTTTATAAATTGGAAGGCAATCAACTCCCGCAAACGGTCAAATTTGGCGAGCACAGCTACCGTGTTTTGACGATGAACACCGGGGGAAATACGTTCCTTGAATTGAATGGTGGCACGCTTGCCGTGCGGATTGCCAAGGTGCAATTTGTCCGCAACATTGATTCGGAGCAGGCGATACTGGATCGTCTGTCGATGGTGTTGATCGCAGGCACGCTGTTTGGCGGGGTCTTGACGATCTTAGCCGGATTCTTTCTGGCCGGACGAGCACTGGTGCCGATTCGGATTTCGTGGGAGAAGCAACAGCAGTTTGTCGCCGATGCCTCCCATGAACTGCGCACGCCGCTCGCTGTGATTCAATCCCAGACCGAACTGCTGTTTCGCCATCCGGACCGCACCATTCAAGAGGAGAGCGAGAAAATTTCCAACGTCTATAAAGAGACGAGGCGCATGAAAAAGTTGGTGGGCGACCTGTTGACCTTGGCTCGTTCCGACTCGAACCAAATGGAAATCGAGCGCAAACCGTTGCAACTCGACCGCCTGCTGGCCGATGTGTCTTGGCAGTTTGCCCAGATGGCTGAGCTCAAAGAGATCAAGCTCACCACCGAACTGCAGCCAGGCTTGCACTTAGAAGCGGACGAAGCTCGCCTGCGCCAACTGCTGGTCATCCTGCTCGACAATGCACTCAAGTATACGAGCGAAGCAGGTCAGGTGCATGTGGCCTGCCATCGCGCATCGCACGGTGCGGAGTTGGTGGTTCAAGACACGGGCGAAGGGATTGACGCTGAGGACCTGCCGTTTGTGTTCGATCGCTTTTTCCGTGGAGATAAATCCCGCACCTCCTCAGATGGTGGCACTGGGCTTGGCTTGTCGATCGCCAAGTGGATCGTGGAAGCTCACCACGGTAAAATCCGTGTGGAAAGCGTACTTGGACGTGGGACAACCTTCACGGTGTTCCTGCCTGCGAAAAAGTAA